The window ACACTAAAGTTAATTTAGAAAGAGCAATGAAGCTAGGTGATAGACTTGATGGACATATTGTTCAAGGTCATGTTGATGAAACTGGGGTTTGTAAAGGTATAAATGATCAAGACGGAAGTACTGTGTTTACTTTTGCTTATAATTCTGATAAAAATAATATTACTATAGAGAAAGGCTCTATAACTATAAACGGAGTTAGTTTAACTGTTGTTAACTCAAAGAAAAATGAATTTAGTGTTGCAATAATTCCTTATACATTGGAACATACAACTTTTAAGAGTTTGTCGGTTAATGATAGAGTAAATCTTGAGTTTGATGTAATTGGGAAATATGTAGCGCGATTAACACAAGTGCAATAAAACTACTTTTCTTCTTTTAATTTCTTGTATCCATAAGCAATTCCTGCAGCTAATAAAAAAGAAATACCACCATCAATAGGAAGACCTGGTCCAGTAGGTAGACAAGGAGGAAAAGGACAAGGAGGTCCAATTTGAGAATACGTGTTTATAACACAAAAAAAGAATAAGAAAAATAGGGATTTTCTCACTTTGTTTTACAGTTTTAGGGGTTGATTCTTTTGAAATCTAGAGCCAAATATATGGTTTTAGAATTAAAAACCAAACAATACTTATAAAAGATATGGGGTTTATGTTTTATAAGTATAAAAAAAGCCTTTACATTGCTGTAAAGGCTTGAAAATTAAAGTGGTCCCACGAGGACTCGAACCTCGGACCACCTGATTATGAGTCAGGTGCTCTAACCAACTGAGCTATAGGACCATTTTCGGACTGCAAATTAATGTTATTTTTTCAACATAATCAACATAAAAATAACTTATTCTTAATATTTTATAAAAATTGACGTTAAAATTATCCTTTAAAGTTTTTAATTTATTCAGAATCAATATATTTTAAACTTCTCGTTGCATTAATTGCAAACCAAAATTTTTAAGATTGATTTTGTTTTCTTCAGAAATATCTATAATTTCAAGTGTTTTAAACGCTTTTTCCGTGTACTCTTTTATAATACTTTGGGTTTCCTCTGGAATTTTATAAGTAGTAAAGATATTTTTTACTTCAATTATTTTAGTATCATTATCTTCTAATTTAGTGCTGTATAAAGATTTTAATTTCTCTTTATCTTTTGTTGAAGCAATTAGTAAAGATTTTAAATATAGAAAGGTTTTCTTGTTTTCCATAATATCTCCACCAACTTGTTTTCCAAAAGTTTCAGGATTACCAAAAGTATCTAAATAATCGTCTTGTAGCTGAAAAGCAATACCTAAATTTAATCCGAACTCATAAATTAAATCTGTATTTTTTTCTTCAGTTTCTGCAACAATTGCACCCATTTTTAATGCAGCACCCACTAAAACTGATGTTTTTAAACGAATCATGTTTATGTATTCAGGAATTGTAACATTGTTTCTTGTTTCAAAATCTACATCTAATTGCTGGCCATCGCAAACTTCTAGTGCTGTTTTGCTAAATAATTTTGCTAGTTTTTGAAAGACCACTGGTTCATAGTTTTCAAAATATTGATATGCTAATATTAACATGGCGTCACCAGAAAGAATACCGGTGTTTAAATTCCATTTTTCATGAACCGTTTCTTTTCCTCTTCTTAAAGGGGCGTCGTCCATAATATCATCATGAACTAATGTGAAATTATGAAAAACCTCAATAGCTAAAGCTGCAGGAAGCGATTTTTTATAATCATCAGAAAATATATGACAACCCATTAAAGTTAATACAGGGCGCATTCTTTTGCCGCCTAATTGTAAAATATACTCTATGGGTTCATAAAGGTTTTTAGGATTGTGAATCCAGTTTTTACTATTTAAATAGGCAAGAAACTCTTTTTGATAATGTAAAATATCCAAATCTTTAATTTTTTGTAAAAATACAGTAATCTATTAATTCATTTTTGTTGAAATGTTAAAAAATGATTAAAACTTTGGAAACTTTTTTTGTTTCTAAAGTTTCCTAACGTATCTTTGCCTGCGCTTATGAGAGATAAATTATTACATACAGCTTCTGAAATGTTCTTAAATCTAGGTTTTAAGAGTGTTACTATGGATGATATTGCCAATGAAATTGGTGTGTCTAAAAAAACCATTTATAGCCATTTTAAAAATAAAACAGAGTTAGTTGCAGCGGTTACGTCAAAGGTGTTTTGTACAATTTGTGAAGGTATAGATGCAATTAATGAGCAGAAAAAAAATCCAATTATAGAATTATTTGAGGTTAAAAGCTTTGCAATGTCTTTTTTAAAAGACGAAAACTCTTCTCCACAATATCAATTACAAAAGTATTACCCTAAAATATATGCCTCGCTTAAATTGAAACAGTTTGAGTATATGCAACATTGTATTAAGAAAAACTTAACTAGAGGGATTGATCAAGAGTTTTATAGAGCGGACATTGATATAGATTTTATTGCAAGAATTTATTTTAATGGAATGATTGCTATAAAAGATAACGATTTATTTCCGCTAAAAAAGTTTTCTATGAATCAATTAATGAATCATTATTTAGAATATCATTTAAGAGGAATTTGTACAGAAAAAGGAATCCAAATATTAGAAAATCAGTTAAAATAATAACTACATGAAAAGAGTATTATACATATATTTTATGGTGCTTTCTATAAGTAATATACAAGCTCAAGAAAAAAAAATGAGTTTGTCTAT of the Tenacibaculum todarodis genome contains:
- a CDS encoding TetR/AcrR family transcriptional regulator yields the protein MRDKLLHTASEMFLNLGFKSVTMDDIANEIGVSKKTIYSHFKNKTELVAAVTSKVFCTICEGIDAINEQKKNPIIELFEVKSFAMSFLKDENSSPQYQLQKYYPKIYASLKLKQFEYMQHCIKKNLTRGIDQEFYRADIDIDFIARIYFNGMIAIKDNDLFPLKKFSMNQLMNHYLEYHLRGICTEKGIQILENQLK
- a CDS encoding polyprenyl synthetase family protein, with the protein product MDILHYQKEFLAYLNSKNWIHNPKNLYEPIEYILQLGGKRMRPVLTLMGCHIFSDDYKKSLPAALAIEVFHNFTLVHDDIMDDAPLRRGKETVHEKWNLNTGILSGDAMLILAYQYFENYEPVVFQKLAKLFSKTALEVCDGQQLDVDFETRNNVTIPEYINMIRLKTSVLVGAALKMGAIVAETEEKNTDLIYEFGLNLGIAFQLQDDYLDTFGNPETFGKQVGGDIMENKKTFLYLKSLLIASTKDKEKLKSLYSTKLEDNDTKIIEVKNIFTTYKIPEETQSIIKEYTEKAFKTLEIIDISEENKINLKNFGLQLMQREV
- a CDS encoding riboflavin synthase, with translation MFTGIIETLGEVVRIEREQENIHFTIKSDITSELKIDQSVAHNGVCLTVVAIDNDIYTVTAIKETLVKTNLENLSLNTKVNLERAMKLGDRLDGHIVQGHVDETGVCKGINDQDGSTVFTFAYNSDKNNITIEKGSITINGVSLTVVNSKKNEFSVAIIPYTLEHTTFKSLSVNDRVNLEFDVIGKYVARLTQVQ
- a CDS encoding PID-CTERM protein-sorting domain-containing protein; amino-acid sequence: MRKSLFFLFFFCVINTYSQIGPPCPFPPCLPTGPGLPIDGGISFLLAAGIAYGYKKLKEEK